The Streptomyces sp. NBC_01255 genome window below encodes:
- a CDS encoding LLM class flavin-dependent oxidoreductase, protein MEFGIFVQGYVGKRAETDPEAEHKALMEETEYVIQADKSGFKYAWASEHHFLDEYSHISANDVYLGYLAHATDRIHLGSGIFNPLAPVNHPVKVAEKVAMLDHLSGGRFEFGSGRGAGSHEILGFMPGITDMNHTKEIWEETIAEFPKMWLQDEYVGFQGKHWSLPPRKILPKPYGKSHPAMWYAAGSPSSYAMAAKKGLGVLGFSVQKVSDMEWVVESYKTAIKEAKAVGDFVNDNVMVTSTAICAETHDKAVEIAVSGGLNYLQSLLFRYHDTFPRPEGIPEWPELLPEYSAEIIELLIQEELMICGDPSEVLAQCKRWEQAGADQLSFGIPIGVSYEDTMNSIKLIGEHVIPKIDTDPVHRTTRFRQAAGS, encoded by the coding sequence TTGGAATTCGGGATCTTCGTACAGGGATACGTCGGCAAGCGGGCCGAGACCGATCCCGAAGCCGAGCACAAGGCCCTCATGGAGGAGACCGAGTACGTCATCCAGGCGGACAAGTCCGGCTTCAAGTACGCCTGGGCTTCCGAGCACCACTTCCTGGACGAGTACTCGCACATCTCGGCCAACGACGTCTACCTGGGCTACCTCGCCCACGCCACCGACCGGATCCACCTCGGCTCCGGCATCTTCAACCCCCTCGCCCCGGTCAACCACCCGGTGAAGGTGGCCGAGAAGGTCGCCATGCTCGACCACCTCTCCGGCGGGCGCTTCGAGTTCGGCTCCGGGCGCGGCGCGGGCTCCCACGAAATCCTCGGATTCATGCCGGGCATCACCGACATGAACCACACGAAGGAGATCTGGGAGGAGACGATCGCCGAGTTCCCCAAGATGTGGCTCCAGGACGAGTACGTCGGCTTCCAGGGCAAGCACTGGTCGCTCCCGCCCCGCAAGATCCTGCCGAAGCCGTACGGGAAGTCCCACCCCGCCATGTGGTACGCGGCCGGGTCCCCCTCCTCGTACGCCATGGCCGCCAAGAAGGGCCTCGGCGTCCTCGGCTTCAGCGTGCAGAAGGTCTCCGACATGGAGTGGGTCGTCGAGTCGTACAAGACGGCGATCAAGGAGGCCAAGGCGGTCGGCGACTTCGTCAACGACAACGTCATGGTCACCTCCACCGCGATCTGCGCGGAGACCCACGACAAGGCCGTCGAGATCGCCGTCTCCGGCGGCCTCAACTACCTCCAGTCGCTGCTCTTCCGCTACCACGACACCTTCCCCCGGCCCGAGGGCATCCCCGAGTGGCCCGAGCTGCTCCCCGAGTACTCGGCCGAGATCATCGAACTCCTCATCCAGGAGGAGCTGATGATCTGCGGAGACCCCTCGGAGGTCCTCGCCCAGTGCAAGCGCTGGGAGCAGGCCGGCGCCGACCAGCTGTCCTTCGGGATCCCGATCGGGGTCTCGTACGAGGACACGATGAACTCGATCAAGCTCATCGGCGAGCACGTGATCCCCAAGATCGACACGGACCCGGTCCACCGCACGACCCGCTTCCGCCAGGCCGCGGGTTCCTGA
- a CDS encoding DNA-binding protein has protein sequence MSGTLVLDCEGLSLLVRRSTDLLEWLVAAEAEDIRVVTSSATLVEARDARVPQARFDYAASRVNVIPPSETIARLACKLLAGAGLHGHKYALDALVAATALSSPAPVTVLTSAPEDLTALCGPGIRVIKV, from the coding sequence GTGAGCGGGACGCTCGTCCTGGACTGCGAAGGCCTGTCACTGCTCGTACGACGCTCCACCGACCTGCTCGAATGGCTCGTGGCAGCCGAGGCCGAGGACATCCGGGTCGTCACCAGCTCCGCCACTCTCGTCGAGGCCCGGGACGCCCGGGTCCCCCAGGCCCGCTTCGACTACGCCGCCTCACGCGTGAATGTGATCCCGCCGAGCGAGACCATCGCCCGCCTGGCCTGCAAGCTCCTGGCGGGTGCCGGCCTGCACGGCCACAAGTACGCCCTCGACGCCCTCGTGGCCGCGACCGCGCTGTCCTCTCCGGCCCCGGTGACGGTCCTGACCTCGGCCCCGGAGGACCTGACCGCCCTGTGCGGGCCCGGCATTCGTGTGATCAAGGTCTGA
- a CDS encoding carboxymuconolactone decarboxylase family protein, with product MLHEPKARMTNPAYVLPDAGPAIMNLVKAAKQGGVPESTLELVHLRASQINSCGFCVDIGAKNARKAGVSDEKLFAVAAWREAPYFSDEERAALALAEAATRLADVSDAVPDAIWDAAADHFDERQLASIVLMVAITNLFNRLNVTVRQPAGVGF from the coding sequence ATGCTGCACGAGCCCAAGGCCCGTATGACCAACCCCGCCTACGTCCTGCCCGACGCCGGCCCGGCGATCATGAACCTGGTGAAGGCCGCCAAGCAGGGCGGGGTCCCCGAATCGACCCTGGAGCTCGTGCACCTGCGGGCCAGCCAGATCAACAGCTGCGGCTTCTGCGTCGACATCGGCGCGAAGAACGCAAGGAAGGCCGGGGTGAGCGACGAGAAGCTGTTCGCCGTCGCCGCCTGGCGCGAGGCGCCGTACTTCTCCGACGAGGAGCGCGCGGCCCTCGCGCTGGCCGAGGCCGCGACCCGGCTCGCCGACGTCTCGGACGCCGTGCCGGACGCGATCTGGGACGCCGCCGCCGATCACTTCGACGAGAGGCAGCTCGCGTCGATCGTGCTGATGGTCGCGATCACGAACCTCTTCAACCGGCTCAACGTCACCGTCCGGCAGCCGGCCGGCGTGGGCTTCTGA
- a CDS encoding GNAT family N-acetyltransferase, translated as MNYVYGETGWSLRPGRPEDVEPVAELRAVVMRDDLVRLGRYDEHRVRQRLRDGFSPAYTSVIEVGGAFAGCVTLRPYEEGDGAGVYLEHFYLAPELQGRGLGTAVLRGLLDRTDEEGIPIRLVVLKGSAARRLYEREGFAVESEEDPVDVLMVREPARTVTGTVRSPRRPAAGR; from the coding sequence GTGAACTACGTGTATGGGGAAACGGGCTGGTCGCTGCGCCCGGGCAGGCCGGAGGACGTCGAGCCGGTCGCCGAGCTGCGGGCGGTCGTCATGCGGGACGACCTGGTGCGGCTCGGCCGCTACGACGAGCACCGGGTGCGGCAGCGGCTGCGGGACGGGTTCTCGCCCGCGTACACCTCGGTGATCGAGGTCGGCGGCGCCTTCGCGGGCTGCGTGACGCTCCGCCCGTACGAGGAGGGTGACGGGGCAGGGGTCTACCTGGAGCACTTCTACCTGGCCCCCGAGCTACAGGGGCGCGGCCTCGGGACGGCGGTGCTGCGCGGCCTCCTCGACCGGACGGACGAGGAGGGGATACCCATCCGTCTCGTGGTCCTGAAGGGGAGCGCGGCCCGCCGTCTCTACGAGCGCGAGGGGTTCGCGGTCGAGTCGGAGGAGGACCCGGTCGACGTGCTGATGGTGCGGGAGCCCGCCCGTACCGTCACAGGCACCGTCAGAAGCCCACGCCGGCCGGCTGCCGGACGGTGA
- a CDS encoding LLM class F420-dependent oxidoreductase — protein MVVYGMQLPVQSQSALYAEAWEAAAGPADLLAVARAAEEHGFDYLASCDHVAIPRRLAGAMSTVWYDPVATLSFLAAATERVRLLSHVAVVGLRHPLVTAKAYATLDHLSGGRLVLGVGAGHVQEEFEVLGVDFARRGAVLDETVDALRAALGPEEYPEHLGERFAFKDLGQLPRPAQERVPVWVGGSSPAAVRRAALKGDGWLPQGDPRDKLAEQIRRLLRLRAEAGVAEPITVGAITEALYVGAPGWEVGRRTLSGSPEELAASLRAYGEMGVHQIQVRFRSRSRTELIDQMAAFGTEVAPHL, from the coding sequence ATGGTGGTCTACGGGATGCAGCTGCCCGTCCAGTCGCAATCCGCCCTCTACGCCGAGGCCTGGGAGGCGGCAGCGGGACCGGCGGACCTGCTCGCCGTCGCCCGCGCCGCCGAGGAGCACGGCTTCGACTACCTCGCGAGCTGCGACCACGTCGCCATCCCGCGCCGTCTCGCCGGGGCGATGAGCACCGTCTGGTACGACCCGGTCGCCACGCTCTCCTTCCTCGCCGCCGCCACCGAGCGCGTCCGGCTCCTCTCGCACGTCGCCGTCGTCGGGCTGCGGCATCCGCTCGTCACCGCCAAGGCGTACGCGACCCTCGACCACCTCTCCGGCGGCCGCCTCGTCCTCGGCGTCGGCGCCGGGCATGTCCAGGAGGAGTTCGAGGTGCTCGGCGTGGACTTCGCGCGCCGGGGCGCCGTCCTCGACGAGACCGTCGACGCGCTCCGGGCGGCCCTCGGCCCCGAGGAGTACCCCGAGCACCTGGGGGAGCGGTTCGCCTTCAAGGATCTCGGGCAGCTGCCCCGGCCCGCCCAGGAGCGGGTCCCCGTCTGGGTGGGCGGCTCCTCGCCGGCCGCCGTGCGCCGGGCCGCGCTCAAGGGCGACGGCTGGCTGCCGCAGGGCGACCCGCGCGACAAGCTCGCCGAGCAGATCCGGCGGCTCCTGCGGCTCCGTGCCGAGGCGGGCGTCGCCGAGCCGATCACGGTCGGCGCCATCACCGAGGCGCTGTACGTCGGCGCCCCCGGCTGGGAGGTCGGCCGCCGCACCCTGAGCGGCTCGCCGGAGGAACTCGCCGCCTCGCTGCGCGCGTACGGGGAGATGGGCGTGCACCAGATCCAGGTCCGGTTCCGCTCCCGGAGCCGTACCGAACTCATCGACCAGATGGCGGCCTTCGGCACGGAGGTCGCCCCCCACCTCTAA
- a CDS encoding aldehyde dehydrogenase family protein — translation MRTERLFIGGEWVEPDGGHYEVIDPATEEVVGLAPEASRAQVYEAAAAAREAFDSWSRTKPEERAAILDRAADLMARDAEENVLLARAETGATTGTARGMQVAIGSSRFRRYARGAMEPVEQALPPQINEAGPMGKAGVFGAVAVRRPVGVVTCITSYNNPWANPAGKIAPALAMGNTVLVKPAPQDPLSVYAMTRALAEAGVPAGVVNVVTGSSAESGQAAVDSPDVDMVSFTGSTAVGQAIGEVCGRALKRQLMELGGKGAAVVFDDADLDSAVMGIGTTFAFYSGQICTAPTRVLAQRGIYEQLIEKLTGFMAFMKVGDPAVQGTVVGPVISAAHRDRVESYVELGRKEGARVVAGGERPDFAKGFYVAPTLLADCTNEMRVVREEIFGPVVVVVPFDDEEEGIALANDSDYGLIDYVWSGDVARAFRVAARLRAGGVGVNTIGRNMEAPFGGFKRSGVGRDVGSYALHAYSELQAVVWPG, via the coding sequence ATGAGGACCGAGCGGCTTTTCATCGGCGGCGAGTGGGTCGAGCCCGACGGCGGCCACTACGAGGTGATCGACCCGGCCACGGAGGAGGTCGTCGGCCTGGCGCCCGAGGCGTCGCGCGCCCAGGTGTACGAGGCGGCCGCCGCCGCCCGCGAGGCCTTCGACTCCTGGTCCCGGACGAAGCCGGAGGAGCGGGCGGCGATCCTCGACCGGGCCGCGGACCTCATGGCCCGGGACGCCGAGGAGAACGTCCTGCTCGCGCGGGCCGAGACCGGCGCCACCACCGGCACCGCCCGCGGCATGCAGGTCGCGATCGGCTCCTCCCGCTTCCGGCGGTACGCGCGGGGCGCGATGGAGCCGGTCGAGCAGGCACTGCCCCCGCAGATCAACGAGGCCGGGCCGATGGGCAAGGCCGGGGTGTTCGGCGCGGTGGCGGTGCGGCGACCGGTCGGCGTGGTCACCTGCATCACCTCGTACAACAACCCCTGGGCCAACCCGGCGGGGAAGATCGCGCCGGCGCTCGCGATGGGCAACACGGTCCTCGTGAAGCCCGCCCCGCAGGACCCGCTGTCGGTGTACGCGATGACCCGGGCCCTGGCGGAGGCCGGGGTCCCGGCGGGCGTCGTGAACGTGGTGACCGGCTCCTCCGCGGAGTCCGGGCAGGCGGCCGTCGACTCCCCGGACGTCGACATGGTCTCCTTCACCGGCTCCACGGCCGTCGGGCAGGCGATCGGCGAGGTCTGCGGGCGCGCGCTGAAGCGGCAGCTGATGGAGCTGGGCGGGAAGGGGGCCGCGGTCGTCTTCGACGACGCGGACCTGGACTCCGCCGTCATGGGCATCGGGACGACCTTCGCCTTCTACAGCGGGCAGATCTGCACGGCCCCGACCCGGGTGCTCGCGCAGCGCGGGATCTACGAGCAGCTGATCGAGAAGCTGACCGGCTTCATGGCCTTCATGAAGGTCGGCGACCCGGCCGTGCAGGGCACGGTGGTCGGCCCGGTGATCTCGGCGGCCCACCGCGACCGGGTGGAGTCGTACGTCGAGCTGGGGAGGAAGGAGGGGGCGCGGGTCGTCGCGGGCGGCGAGCGTCCGGACTTCGCCAAGGGCTTCTACGTGGCCCCGACCCTGCTCGCCGACTGCACGAACGAGATGCGGGTGGTCCGGGAGGAGATCTTCGGCCCGGTCGTCGTGGTCGTCCCCTTCGACGACGAGGAGGAGGGGATCGCGCTCGCCAACGACAGCGACTACGGCCTGATCGACTACGTGTGGTCGGGCGACGTGGCCCGCGCCTTCCGCGTCGCGGCCCGGCTGCGGGCCGGCGGGGTGGGCGTGAACACGATCGGGCGGAACATGGAGGCCCCGTTCGGCGGATTCAAGCGGAGCGGGGTCGGACGGGACGTCGGCTCGTACGCGCTGCACGCGTACAGCGAGCTCCAGGCGGTCGTCTGGCCGGGCTGA
- a CDS encoding SDR family NAD(P)-dependent oxidoreductase, with protein sequence MGKLDGRVVLVTGAARGQGEQEARLFAAEGARVVLADVLDDAGEALAKELVESLGEERAVYVHLDVTREEEWAAAVAVAKERFGKIDGLVNNAGILRFNELLSTPLEEFQAIVSVNQTGCFLGIRTVAPEIAAAGGGTIVNTASYTGLTGMAGVGAYAASKHAVLGLTKVAALELAARNIRVNAVCPGAIDTPMSNPEGVDPAATAELYRKLVPLGRIGQAAEVAALALFLTGEDSAYITGQPFVIDGGWLAGVSLF encoded by the coding sequence ATGGGCAAGCTCGACGGGCGGGTCGTCCTCGTCACCGGCGCGGCGCGCGGGCAGGGCGAGCAGGAGGCGCGGCTCTTCGCCGCCGAGGGGGCGCGGGTCGTCCTCGCGGACGTGCTCGACGACGCCGGCGAGGCGCTGGCCAAGGAGCTGGTGGAGTCGCTGGGGGAGGAGCGGGCCGTCTACGTCCACCTCGACGTGACCAGGGAGGAGGAGTGGGCAGCGGCCGTGGCCGTCGCCAAGGAGCGGTTCGGGAAGATCGACGGGCTCGTCAACAACGCCGGGATCCTCCGCTTCAACGAGCTGCTCTCCACTCCCCTGGAGGAGTTCCAGGCCATCGTCTCGGTCAACCAGACGGGCTGCTTCCTGGGCATCCGGACGGTCGCGCCCGAGATCGCGGCGGCCGGCGGCGGCACGATCGTCAACACCGCCTCGTACACGGGGCTGACCGGCATGGCCGGGGTCGGCGCCTACGCGGCGAGCAAGCACGCCGTCCTCGGCCTCACCAAGGTCGCGGCGCTCGAACTGGCCGCGCGGAACATCCGGGTGAACGCGGTCTGCCCCGGGGCGATCGACACCCCGATGAGTAACCCGGAGGGTGTGGACCCGGCGGCCACGGCCGAGCTGTACCGGAAGCTCGTGCCGCTCGGGCGGATCGGGCAGGCCGCGGAGGTGGCGGCCCTCGCGCTCTTCCTGACGGGCGAGGACTCGGCGTACATCACGGGGCAGCCCTTCGTGATCGACGGCGGCTGGCTGGCGGGCGTCAGCCTGTTCTGA
- a CDS encoding APC family permease has translation MTQVDARPQAGDTVRPVDAPGATQAVRTKGLGGNSVGLLGSAVIGISTVAPVYCLTSTLGSTAGEVGLQMPAIFLAGFLPMLLVAFAYRELNRVMPDCGTSFTWTVKAFGPKIGWMCGWGLVIATIIVLSNLAGVATSYFWLLAGEISGSESIAALDDNKAVHIITCLTLIAVATAISYRGMTATKGIQYALVGLQLVVLVVFVAMALSKAGDFETSVSFSWSWMNPFAVQSFAAFTAGLSLSIFMYWGWDACMATNEETTGSAKTPGRAALIAMVVLVASYLATGIAAQMAVGSGEEGLGLANPETSDNVFAALAGPVMGPALGILLFVAVLASAAASLQTTFIPVARTVLAMSTYEALPKSFTKVHPVFKTPGKATIVAGLATGVFYTVMTLVSENVLVDTIYALGLMICFYYALTAFACVWYFRGELFRSGRDFAYKGLMPLLGGLILTSVFGKTLYDMWDPAYGSGSAVLGVGSVFVIAVGLLLLGVVIMLVMQRKSPAFFRGEILTKETPSLVVAD, from the coding sequence ATGACTCAGGTGGATGCACGGCCCCAGGCCGGAGACACGGTAAGGCCAGTCGACGCCCCGGGCGCCACCCAGGCCGTACGCACCAAAGGCCTCGGAGGGAACTCCGTCGGCCTGCTCGGCAGTGCCGTCATCGGCATCTCGACCGTCGCCCCCGTCTACTGCCTGACGTCGACGCTCGGCTCCACGGCCGGCGAAGTCGGCCTGCAGATGCCCGCGATCTTCCTCGCGGGCTTCCTCCCGATGCTCCTCGTCGCCTTCGCGTACCGGGAGCTCAACCGGGTCATGCCCGACTGCGGCACCTCCTTCACCTGGACCGTGAAGGCCTTCGGCCCCAAGATCGGCTGGATGTGCGGCTGGGGGCTCGTCATCGCGACGATCATCGTGCTCTCCAACCTCGCCGGCGTCGCGACCTCCTACTTCTGGCTCCTCGCGGGTGAGATCAGCGGCAGCGAATCCATCGCCGCCCTGGACGACAACAAAGCCGTCCACATCATCACCTGCCTCACGCTCATCGCCGTCGCCACCGCCATCAGCTACCGCGGCATGACCGCCACCAAGGGCATCCAGTACGCCCTCGTCGGCCTCCAGCTCGTCGTCCTCGTCGTCTTCGTGGCGATGGCGCTGTCGAAGGCCGGCGACTTCGAGACCTCGGTCTCCTTCTCCTGGTCCTGGATGAACCCCTTCGCGGTCCAGTCCTTCGCCGCCTTCACCGCCGGCCTCTCGCTCTCGATCTTCATGTACTGGGGCTGGGACGCCTGCATGGCGACCAACGAGGAGACCACCGGCAGCGCGAAGACCCCCGGCCGCGCCGCGCTCATCGCGATGGTCGTGCTGGTCGCCTCGTACCTCGCCACCGGCATCGCCGCGCAGATGGCCGTCGGCTCCGGCGAGGAGGGCCTCGGCCTCGCCAACCCGGAGACCTCCGACAACGTCTTCGCCGCCCTCGCGGGCCCGGTCATGGGTCCGGCGCTCGGCATCCTGCTCTTCGTCGCGGTCCTCGCCTCGGCGGCCGCGAGCCTCCAGACGACCTTCATCCCGGTCGCCCGCACGGTGCTCGCCATGTCCACGTACGAGGCGCTGCCGAAGTCCTTCACCAAGGTCCACCCGGTGTTCAAGACCCCCGGCAAGGCCACGATCGTGGCCGGCCTCGCCACCGGCGTCTTCTACACCGTGATGACCCTCGTCAGCGAGAACGTCCTGGTCGACACGATCTACGCGCTCGGCCTGATGATCTGCTTCTACTACGCGCTGACGGCCTTCGCCTGCGTCTGGTACTTCCGCGGCGAGCTCTTCCGCTCCGGCCGGGACTTCGCCTACAAGGGCCTCATGCCGCTGCTCGGCGGGCTGATCCTCACCTCCGTCTTCGGCAAGACCCTGTACGACATGTGGGACCCGGCCTACGGCTCCGGATCCGCCGTCCTCGGCGTCGGCTCGGTCTTCGTCATCGCGGTCGGGCTGCTGCTCCTCGGCGTGGTGATCATGCTGGTCATGCAGCGGAAGAGCCCGGCGTTCTTCCGGGGCGAGATCCTCACGAAGGAGACCCCGTCGCTGGTGGTCGCCGACTGA
- a CDS encoding amidohydrolase family protein, with protein MDSGTEAVPGDFPKIISVDDHTVEPPHVWRDRLPSRFHDTGPRIVRAPLKEMTFLGGKFAPVMGAKGDDGPIGDWWVYEDLHRPLTRLDTAVGYDRDEIKLEVITFEQMRPGSHSVPDRLADMDVNHVQSALCFPTFPRFCGQTFTEASDRELGLLCVRAYNDWMVEEWCGPEANGRLIPLTLIPLWDPELAAAEVRRNAARGVRAVAFSEIPPHLGLPSVHTDHWDPFFRACDETGTVIAMHIGSSSRMPSTSADAPPAVGSTITFANCCFSMVDWLMSGKFERFPNLKIMYAEGQIGWIPYILERADVVWEENRGWGGVADKVLRPPSELFAGHVFGCFFDDAFGLKNLDSIGVGNVLYETDYPHSDSTWPKSREVGEAQMGHLAPDVVDRIVRGNAIELLGLSPDGLWRP; from the coding sequence ATGGACAGCGGCACGGAGGCCGTCCCCGGGGACTTCCCGAAGATCATCTCGGTGGACGACCACACCGTGGAGCCCCCGCACGTCTGGCGGGACCGGCTCCCGTCCCGCTTCCACGACACCGGCCCCCGGATCGTCCGCGCCCCCCTCAAGGAAATGACCTTCCTCGGCGGCAAGTTCGCGCCGGTCATGGGCGCCAAGGGCGACGACGGGCCCATCGGCGACTGGTGGGTCTACGAGGACCTGCACCGGCCCCTCACCCGGCTCGACACCGCCGTCGGCTACGACCGGGACGAGATAAAGCTGGAAGTCATCACCTTCGAGCAGATGCGGCCCGGCTCCCACTCCGTCCCCGACCGCCTCGCCGACATGGACGTCAACCACGTCCAGTCCGCCCTCTGCTTCCCCACCTTCCCGCGCTTCTGCGGGCAGACCTTCACCGAGGCGAGCGACCGCGAGCTCGGCCTGCTCTGCGTCCGCGCCTACAACGACTGGATGGTCGAGGAGTGGTGCGGCCCCGAGGCGAACGGCCGGCTCATCCCGCTCACCCTCATCCCGCTCTGGGATCCCGAACTCGCCGCCGCCGAGGTCCGCCGCAACGCCGCGCGCGGTGTGCGGGCCGTCGCCTTCTCGGAGATCCCGCCCCACCTCGGGCTCCCCTCGGTCCACACGGACCACTGGGACCCCTTCTTCCGCGCCTGTGACGAGACCGGCACGGTCATCGCCATGCACATCGGCTCGTCCAGCCGGATGCCGTCCACCTCCGCCGACGCCCCGCCGGCGGTCGGCTCCACCATCACCTTCGCGAACTGCTGCTTCTCGATGGTCGACTGGCTGATGAGCGGCAAGTTCGAGCGCTTCCCGAACCTGAAGATCATGTACGCGGAGGGGCAGATCGGCTGGATCCCGTACATCCTGGAGCGCGCCGACGTCGTCTGGGAGGAGAACCGCGGCTGGGGCGGGGTCGCGGACAAGGTCCTGCGCCCGCCGTCCGAGCTCTTCGCCGGGCACGTCTTCGGCTGCTTCTTCGACGACGCCTTCGGCCTGAAGAACCTCGACTCGATCGGCGTCGGGAACGTCCTGTACGAGACGGACTACCCGCACTCCGACTCCACCTGGCCCAAGTCGCGCGAGGTCGGCGAGGCCCAGATGGGCCACCTGGCACCGGACGTCGTCGACCGGATCGTCCGCGGCAACGCGATCGAGCTCCTCGGGTTGAGCCCGGACGGTCTCTGGCGGCCGTGA
- a CDS encoding N-acyl-D-amino-acid deacylase family protein: MLDHLITGATVVDGTGAPAFTADVGIRDGRIAVVAEPGTVREEARTTEDATGLVLTPGFVDPHTHYDAQLFWDPYATPSMNHGVTTVAGGNCGFTLAPLHPDRPADADYTRRMMSKVEGMALAALEEGVDWSWSSFAEYLDALEGRIAVNAGFMVGHCALRRYVMGADAVGGQPTPEQLEQMVSLLKGAMEAGAWGLSTTQSSTHSDGDGAPVASRHATPAELIALSKAVGEHEGTQLEAILAGCLDQFSDAEIELFVEMTAAAGRPLNWNVLTIDAAVPERVPRQLTASERARKSGGRIVALTMPILTPMNMSLGTFCALNLIPGWGEILALPVPERIAKLRDPDVRAEMLRRADSKEAGVFRRLAHFGRYVIGDTYSAENEGLSGRVVKDIAAERGQDPFQCLVEICANDDLRTVLWPMPSDNDPASWALRRETWDHEDVLLGGSDAGAHLDRMCGAPYTTRFLGDCLRGRKLVPLERAVRMLTDEPARLFGLRERGRIEEGFHADLVLFDPERIEAGPATLVHDLPGDSPRLDSRAIGIVSVRVNGVETIRDDEVTGAIPGKVLRSGRDTRTVATR, translated from the coding sequence ATGCTCGACCACCTGATCACCGGCGCCACCGTCGTGGACGGCACCGGCGCCCCCGCCTTCACCGCCGACGTCGGGATACGCGACGGACGCATCGCCGTCGTCGCCGAACCCGGGACCGTCCGCGAGGAGGCCCGGACCACCGAGGACGCCACCGGCCTCGTCCTCACCCCCGGCTTCGTCGACCCGCACACCCACTACGACGCCCAGCTCTTCTGGGACCCGTACGCCACCCCCTCCATGAACCACGGCGTCACCACCGTCGCCGGCGGCAACTGCGGCTTCACCCTCGCCCCGCTCCACCCGGACCGGCCCGCGGACGCCGACTACACGCGCCGCATGATGTCCAAGGTCGAGGGCATGGCCCTGGCGGCCCTGGAGGAGGGCGTCGACTGGAGCTGGTCCTCCTTCGCCGAGTACCTCGACGCCCTCGAAGGACGGATCGCCGTCAACGCCGGCTTCATGGTCGGCCACTGCGCGCTGCGCCGGTACGTGATGGGCGCCGACGCCGTCGGCGGGCAGCCCACCCCCGAGCAGCTGGAGCAGATGGTCTCCCTCCTCAAGGGGGCGATGGAGGCCGGGGCCTGGGGGCTCTCCACCACCCAGTCCTCCACCCACTCCGACGGCGACGGCGCCCCCGTCGCCTCCCGGCACGCCACGCCCGCCGAACTGATCGCCCTGTCGAAGGCCGTCGGCGAGCACGAGGGCACCCAGCTGGAGGCGATCCTGGCCGGCTGCCTCGACCAGTTCTCCGACGCCGAGATCGAGCTGTTCGTCGAGATGACCGCCGCCGCCGGACGCCCGCTCAACTGGAACGTCCTCACCATCGACGCCGCCGTCCCCGAACGCGTCCCGCGCCAGCTCACCGCCTCCGAGCGGGCCCGCAAGTCCGGCGGCCGGATCGTCGCCCTCACCATGCCGATCCTCACCCCGATGAACATGTCGCTCGGCACGTTCTGCGCCCTCAACCTCATCCCCGGCTGGGGCGAGATCCTCGCCCTCCCCGTCCCCGAGCGGATCGCGAAGCTCCGCGACCCCGACGTGCGGGCGGAGATGCTGCGGCGCGCCGACTCCAAGGAGGCCGGGGTCTTCCGGCGGCTCGCCCACTTCGGCCGGTACGTCATCGGCGACACGTACAGCGCGGAGAACGAGGGCCTGAGCGGCCGGGTCGTGAAGGACATCGCCGCCGAGCGCGGCCAGGACCCCTTCCAGTGCCTCGTCGAGATCTGCGCCAACGACGACCTGCGGACCGTCCTGTGGCCGATGCCCAGCGACAACGACCCGGCGTCCTGGGCGCTGCGCCGGGAGACCTGGGACCACGAGGACGTGCTGCTCGGCGGTTCGGACGCGGGCGCGCACCTGGACCGGATGTGCGGGGCGCCGTACACGACCCGCTTCCTCGGCGACTGTCTGCGCGGCCGGAAGCTGGTGCCCCTCGAGCGGGCGGTGCGGATGCTGACCGACGAGCCGGCCCGGCTCTTCGGGCTGCGGGAGCGCGGCCGTATAGAGGAGGGCTTCCACGCCGACCTCGTCCTCTTCGACCCGGAGCGGATCGAGGCGGGCCCGGCGACGCTCGTGCACGACCTGCCGGGGGACAGCCCGCGGCTGGACTCGCGCGCGATCGGGATCGTCTCGGTCCGGGTCAACGGCGTGGAGACGATCAGGGACGACGAGGTGACCGGCGCGATCCCGGGGAAGGTGCTGCGCTCCGGCCGCGACACGAGGACGGTGGCGACGCGATGA
- a CDS encoding carboxymuconolactone decarboxylase family protein, which yields MSNPAAVLPDAVPAILRLVKAVQSGGDVPASTLDLVHLRASQINGCGYCVVGGALKSQKEGETDERLHAVAAWRETPYFTEAERAALALAEHATRLADRADAVPDEVWEEAARHYDETQLAQIVLWLGVTNLFNRINATTRQPAGATW from the coding sequence ATGTCCAACCCCGCCGCCGTCCTCCCCGACGCCGTGCCCGCCATCCTCCGGCTCGTCAAGGCCGTCCAGTCCGGCGGCGACGTGCCGGCCTCCACCCTCGACCTGGTCCACCTCCGCGCCAGCCAGATCAACGGCTGCGGCTACTGCGTGGTCGGCGGGGCCCTGAAGTCGCAGAAGGAGGGCGAGACCGACGAGAGGCTGCACGCGGTGGCGGCCTGGCGGGAGACCCCGTACTTCACCGAGGCCGAGCGGGCGGCGCTCGCCCTCGCCGAGCACGCGACCCGGCTCGCGGACCGCGCGGACGCCGTGCCGGACGAGGTGTGGGAGGAGGCCGCGCGCCACTACGACGAGACGCAGCTCGCCCAGATCGTGCTGTGGCTCGGGGTCACCAACCTCTTCAACCGGATCAACGCGACGACCCGGCAGCCGGCCGGGGCGACCTGGTAG